The proteins below are encoded in one region of Streptomyces sp. NBC_00490:
- a CDS encoding sigma-70 family RNA polymerase sigma factor, giving the protein MSSGAPAHNASVHNIGRGAADESAARHHGPMREDETTVIGGLVHRAVDGDEQATHDLLAHVHPLALRYCRTRLSRLPGDARHFVEDLAQEVCVAVLLALPRYRDTGRPFEAFVFAIAAHKVADLQRAAMRGPGSTAVPSDEMPERPDDSLGPEERALLSSDAEWAKKLLANLPENQRELLLLRIAVGLTAEETGQMLGMSPGAVRVAQHRALSRLRALAEQ; this is encoded by the coding sequence ATGAGTTCCGGCGCACCTGCTCATAACGCTTCGGTGCACAACATCGGACGTGGTGCCGCGGATGAATCGGCCGCAAGGCACCATGGACCGATGCGCGAGGACGAGACGACGGTGATCGGTGGGCTCGTTCACCGCGCCGTCGACGGGGATGAGCAGGCGACACACGACCTGCTCGCCCATGTCCACCCACTGGCGCTGCGCTACTGCCGCACCCGGCTGTCACGGCTGCCCGGCGACGCACGTCACTTCGTGGAGGACCTGGCGCAGGAGGTCTGCGTCGCGGTTCTCCTCGCCCTGCCGCGCTACCGGGACACCGGTCGCCCCTTCGAGGCCTTCGTCTTCGCCATCGCCGCGCACAAGGTGGCCGACCTGCAGCGTGCGGCGATGCGTGGCCCCGGCTCGACGGCGGTCCCGTCCGACGAGATGCCCGAGCGGCCGGACGACTCGCTCGGCCCCGAGGAGCGCGCGCTGCTCAGCAGTGACGCCGAATGGGCCAAGAAGCTGCTGGCCAACCTCCCCGAGAACCAGCGGGAGCTGCTGCTGCTGCGGATCGCGGTGGGGCTGACGGCGGAGGAGACGGGACAGATGTTGGGAATGTCACCCGGGGCGGTGCGGGTGGCTCAGCACCGGGCGTTGAGCCGGCTGCGAGCCCTCGCCGAGCAGTAG
- a CDS encoding GuaB3 family IMP dehydrogenase-related protein has product MTEIEIGRGKRGRRAYAFDDIAVVPSRRTRDPKEVSIAWQIDAYRFELPFLAAPMDSVVSPATAIRIGELGGLGVLNLEGLWTRYEDPQPLLDEIVGMDSETATRRLQEIYSAPIKEELIGQRIKEVRDSGVVTAAALSPQRTAQFSKAVVDAGVDIFVIRGTTVSAEHVSGSHEPLNLKQFIYELDVPVIVGGCATYTAALHLMRTGAAGVLVGFGGGAAHTTRNVLGIQVPMATAVADVAAARRDYMDESGGRYAHVIADGGVGWSGDLSKAIACGADAVMMGSPLARATDAPGQGNHWGMEAVNEELPRGKKVDLGTVGTIEEVLTGPSHIPDGSMNFFGALRRAMATTGYSELKEFQRVEVTVADSQHKR; this is encoded by the coding sequence GTGACTGAGATCGAGATCGGGCGCGGCAAGCGCGGCCGCCGGGCGTACGCCTTCGACGACATCGCCGTCGTCCCGAGCCGTCGTACGCGCGACCCGAAGGAGGTCTCGATCGCCTGGCAGATCGACGCCTACCGCTTCGAGCTGCCGTTCCTGGCCGCCCCCATGGACTCGGTCGTCTCCCCGGCCACCGCGATCCGCATCGGCGAGCTCGGCGGCCTCGGCGTGCTGAACCTCGAGGGCCTGTGGACGCGGTACGAGGACCCGCAGCCCTTGCTCGACGAAATCGTCGGCATGGACTCGGAGACGGCGACCCGGCGCCTCCAGGAGATCTACTCCGCCCCCATCAAGGAGGAGCTGATCGGCCAGCGCATCAAGGAGGTGCGCGACTCGGGCGTGGTCACCGCGGCCGCGCTGTCCCCGCAGCGCACGGCGCAGTTCTCCAAGGCCGTCGTCGACGCGGGCGTGGACATCTTCGTCATTCGCGGTACGACGGTGTCGGCCGAGCACGTGTCGGGTTCGCACGAGCCGCTGAACCTGAAGCAGTTCATCTACGAGCTCGACGTCCCGGTGATCGTGGGCGGCTGCGCCACCTACACCGCCGCCCTGCACCTGATGCGCACCGGCGCCGCGGGCGTCCTGGTCGGTTTCGGCGGCGGCGCGGCGCACACCACGCGCAACGTGCTGGGCATCCAGGTCCCGATGGCGACCGCGGTGGCCGATGTCGCCGCCGCCCGCCGGGACTACATGGACGAGTCCGGCGGCCGGTACGCGCACGTGATCGCGGACGGCGGCGTGGGCTGGTCCGGCGACCTCTCCAAGGCGATCGCCTGCGGCGCGGACGCCGTGATGATGGGCTCCCCGCTGGCCCGCGCGACGGACGCGCCGGGCCAGGGCAACCACTGGGGCATGGAGGCCGTCAACGAGGAGCTGCCGCGCGGCAAGAAGGTCGACCTGGGCACGGTCGGCACGATCGAGGAGGTCCTGACGGGCCCGTCGCACATCCCGGACGGCTCGATGAACTTCTTCGGCGCGCTCCGGCGGGCGATGGCCACGACCGGATACAGCGAGCTGAAGGAATTCCAGCGCGTCGAGGTCACGGTCGCGGACTCGCAGCACAAGCGGTAG
- a CDS encoding response regulator transcription factor, translated as MTSVLVCDDSPLAREALRRAVATVPGVERVTTAANGEEVLRRWGADRSDLILMDVRMPGLGGVETVRRLLSADPGARIIMLTVAEDLDGVALAVAAGARGYLHKDASRAELRATVTQALADPTWRLAPRRLRSAEMGAAPTLTAREIQVLEGMSHGRSNAEIGRELFLSEDTVKTHARRLFKKLGASDRAHAVALGFRWGLVR; from the coding sequence ATGACATCCGTCCTCGTCTGCGACGACTCCCCGCTTGCCCGAGAGGCGCTCCGCCGCGCGGTCGCGACCGTGCCCGGCGTCGAGCGCGTGACGACCGCGGCCAACGGCGAGGAAGTCCTCCGCCGCTGGGGCGCCGACCGTTCGGACCTGATTCTGATGGACGTACGCATGCCCGGTCTGGGCGGCGTCGAGACCGTCCGTCGGCTGCTGTCCGCCGACCCGGGTGCGCGCATCATCATGCTCACCGTCGCGGAGGACCTGGACGGGGTCGCGCTCGCGGTCGCCGCGGGCGCGCGGGGCTATCTGCACAAGGACGCCTCGCGCGCGGAGCTGCGGGCGACGGTGACGCAGGCCCTCGCCGACCCGACGTGGCGGCTCGCTCCCCGTCGGCTGCGGTCCGCCGAGATGGGGGCGGCGCCGACGCTCACCGCGCGTGAGATCCAGGTGCTCGAGGGAATGAGCCACGGTCGGTCCAACGCGGAGATCGGGCGGGAGCTGTTCCTGTCCGAGGACACCGTGAAGACGCACGCGCGTCGGCTGTTCAAGAAGCTCGGTGCGTCCGACCGGGCGCATGCGGTCGCGCTCGGGTTCCGCTGGGGTCTGGTTCGCTAG
- a CDS encoding glycerol-3-phosphate dehydrogenase/oxidase, whose translation MRTATLGPAQRAEALAAMAERELDLLVVGAGVVGAGTALDAVTRGLSVGLVEARDWASGTSSRSSKLIHGGLRYLEMLDFALVREALKERGLLLERLAPHLVKPVPFLYPLQHKGWERLYAGSGVALYDTMSMARGHGRGLPMHRHLSRRHALRIAPALKKDALVGALQYYDAQMDDARFVATLVRTAAAYGAQVANRARVTGFLREGERVVGARVQDVEAGGEYEVRAKQVVNATGVWTDDTQAMVGERGQFHVRASKGIHLVVPKDRIHATTGLILRTEKSVLFVIPWGRHWIIGTTDTDWDLDKAHPAASSADIDYLLEHVNSVLAVPLTRDDVEGVYAGLRPLLAGESDATSKLSREHTVAHPVPGLVVVAGGKYTTYRVMAKDAVDEAVHALDLRVAECVTEDVPLLGAEGYRALWNARARIAARTGLHVVRVEHLLNRFGSLAEEVLDLIAADASLGEPLPAAEDYLRAEIVYAASHEGARHLDDVLTRRTRISIETFDRGTRSAREAAELMAPVLGWDKDHIEREIQHYEKRVEAERESQRQPDDLTADAARLGAPDIAPL comes from the coding sequence GTGAGGACAGCGACACTGGGGCCGGCGCAGCGAGCCGAGGCGCTCGCGGCCATGGCCGAGCGCGAGCTGGACCTACTGGTGGTGGGCGCCGGTGTGGTCGGTGCCGGGACCGCCCTCGACGCGGTGACGCGCGGGCTGTCCGTCGGACTGGTCGAGGCACGTGACTGGGCGTCGGGCACCTCGAGCCGGTCGAGCAAGCTCATCCACGGCGGCCTGCGCTACCTGGAGATGCTCGACTTCGCCCTCGTCCGGGAGGCGTTGAAGGAGCGCGGGCTGTTGCTGGAACGGCTCGCTCCGCACCTCGTGAAGCCGGTGCCGTTCCTGTACCCGCTCCAGCACAAGGGCTGGGAGCGGCTGTACGCCGGCTCCGGCGTCGCGCTCTACGACACCATGTCGATGGCCCGCGGGCACGGGCGAGGCCTGCCGATGCACCGGCATCTGAGCCGTCGTCACGCCCTGCGCATCGCACCCGCCTTGAAGAAGGACGCCCTGGTCGGCGCCCTCCAGTACTACGACGCCCAGATGGACGACGCCCGCTTCGTGGCCACCCTGGTGCGTACGGCGGCGGCGTACGGCGCGCAGGTCGCCAACCGCGCCCGGGTGACCGGCTTCCTCCGCGAGGGCGAACGTGTCGTCGGCGCCCGGGTGCAGGACGTCGAGGCGGGCGGGGAGTACGAGGTCCGCGCCAAGCAGGTCGTCAACGCCACGGGCGTGTGGACCGACGACACGCAGGCCATGGTGGGCGAGCGGGGGCAGTTCCACGTGCGGGCCTCCAAGGGCATCCACCTCGTCGTGCCCAAGGACCGCATCCACGCCACGACCGGGCTGATCCTGCGCACCGAGAAGTCGGTGCTGTTCGTCATTCCGTGGGGCCGGCACTGGATCATCGGCACGACCGACACCGACTGGGACCTCGACAAGGCACATCCCGCCGCCTCCAGCGCGGACATCGACTACCTGCTGGAACACGTGAACTCGGTGCTCGCCGTGCCGCTCACACGGGACGACGTCGAGGGCGTGTACGCGGGTCTGCGGCCGTTGCTGGCCGGGGAGTCGGACGCCACCAGCAAGCTGTCCCGCGAGCACACCGTGGCGCATCCCGTGCCGGGGCTCGTGGTCGTGGCGGGCGGCAAGTACACGACGTACCGGGTCATGGCCAAGGACGCCGTGGACGAGGCCGTGCACGCCCTCGATCTGCGGGTCGCCGAGTGCGTCACCGAGGACGTGCCGCTGCTGGGCGCCGAGGGGTACCGGGCGCTGTGGAACGCGCGAGCGCGGATCGCCGCCCGGACGGGGCTGCACGTGGTGCGGGTGGAGCATCTGCTGAACCGGTTCGGTTCGCTGGCGGAGGAGGTCCTGGACCTCATCGCGGCGGACGCCTCACTCGGGGAGCCGCTGCCGGCGGCCGAGGACTATCTGCGCGCCGAGATCGTGTACGCCGCCTCGCACGAGGGGGCGCGGCACCTGGACGACGTGCTGACCCGGCGGACACGGATCTCCATCGAGACCTTCGACCGGGGCACGCGGAGCGCGCGGGAGGCCGCCGAGCTGATGGCGCCGGTGCTGGGCTGGGACAAGGACCACATCGAGCGGGAGATCCAGCACTACGAGAAGCGGGTGGAGGCGGAGCGGGAGTCGCAGCGGCAGCCCGACGACCTGACGGCCGACGCGGCCCGGCTGGGGGCGCCGGACATCGCGCCGCTGTAG
- a CDS encoding nucleotide sugar dehydrogenase yields the protein MPADLAVIGLGPYGLPLAQAAVAAGIPTLGYRTGPEPGSLSPAELRRMLSGGFRPTTSPAELGRVRTAVICAPTPRGADGGLDLTQVESAARTLAAHLRPHTTVILESPVPPGTTEDRLRPLLEEGSGLRAGRDFHLAYSPSRVDPGNRDFTPANTPKVIGGLTPACTESAAAFYSRLTDKVVRARGPREAETVQLLETNYRHVNIALVNEMAVLCHDLGVDLWDVVRCAETKPFGFQSFRPGPGVGGHGVPQDLTGAPTGRALRMVELAQQVNSQMPRYVVQRAAALLNEHGKSARGARILLLGVTYKPDLADQQGTPAREIAIRLMELGASVSYHDPHVPSWNVLDRPVPRADSLYEAAADADLTILLQQHRTYDLQGLSVKAQLLLDTRGATPTGAAHRI from the coding sequence ATGCCCGCAGATCTCGCCGTCATCGGACTCGGCCCCTACGGACTGCCCCTGGCCCAGGCCGCCGTCGCCGCCGGCATCCCCACGCTCGGTTACCGCACCGGACCCGAGCCCGGCTCCCTCAGCCCCGCCGAACTGCGCCGGATGCTCTCGGGGGGCTTCCGGCCGACCACCTCCCCCGCCGAGCTCGGCCGGGTGCGCACCGCGGTCATCTGCGCGCCCACCCCGCGCGGGGCGGACGGCGGGCTCGACCTCACGCAGGTGGAGTCCGCGGCCCGCACCCTGGCCGCCCACCTGCGCCCGCACACCACGGTCATCCTGGAGTCCCCGGTCCCCCCGGGCACCACCGAGGACCGCCTGCGCCCCCTCCTGGAAGAGGGCTCCGGCCTCCGCGCGGGCCGCGACTTCCACCTCGCCTACTCCCCCAGCCGCGTCGACCCCGGCAACCGCGACTTCACGCCCGCCAACACCCCCAAGGTGATCGGCGGCCTGACCCCCGCCTGCACCGAGTCGGCGGCCGCCTTCTACTCACGCCTCACCGACAAGGTGGTACGCGCGCGTGGCCCGCGAGAGGCGGAGACGGTCCAGCTCCTGGAGACCAACTACCGCCATGTCAACATCGCCCTCGTCAACGAGATGGCCGTCCTCTGCCACGACCTGGGCGTCGACCTGTGGGACGTCGTCCGGTGCGCGGAGACCAAGCCCTTCGGCTTCCAGTCCTTCCGCCCCGGCCCCGGCGTCGGCGGCCACGGGGTCCCCCAGGACCTGACCGGCGCCCCCACCGGCCGCGCCCTGCGCATGGTCGAACTGGCCCAGCAGGTCAACAGCCAGATGCCGCGTTACGTCGTCCAGCGCGCCGCCGCCCTCCTCAACGAGCACGGCAAGTCGGCCCGGGGCGCCCGCATCCTGCTCCTCGGCGTGACCTACAAGCCCGACCTCGCCGACCAACAGGGCACCCCGGCCCGCGAGATCGCGATCCGCCTGATGGAACTGGGCGCCTCGGTGAGCTACCACGACCCCCACGTCCCCTCCTGGAACGTCCTCGACCGCCCGGTCCCCCGCGCGGACTCGCTCTACGAGGCCGCCGCTGACGCGGACCTGACAATCCTGCTCCAACAGCACCGGACGTACGACCTCCAGGGCCTGTCGGTGAAGGCACAGCTGCTGCTGGACACGCGGGGGGCCACGCCGACTGGGGCGGCACATCGGATCTGA
- a CDS encoding serine hydrolase domain-containing protein: MPPLRTVLAVAVSLALLALAPAASSAPAPPPTDAILPLLVSEGKAPAAALLARGESGTRYAEAGQGITRADHFRAGSITKTFLATVVLQLAEEHRLSLSDTVERHLPGLVRGAGNDGRTITLRALLTHTSGLNDFTTDTEGLVPLTPLQAVRIALTHPPADPGRYSYSNTNYVLLGMVIAQVTGHPYATEAERRIIAPLGLADTSFPGSRTSLPTPHGRAYDTDGSDVTDLDPRVAGAAGELVTTLADLDRFYAALLGGELLPPHRLREMRDTRAAHGLYGMGLFPAKLPCGTTVWGHNGRISGSYVRTAATVDGRRVLTFRVNTTAIADPRLEPALLAAEFCPRTS; the protein is encoded by the coding sequence ATGCCGCCGCTCCGGACAGTACTGGCCGTAGCTGTGTCCCTCGCGCTCCTCGCCCTGGCCCCGGCCGCCTCCTCCGCACCCGCGCCGCCCCCGACGGACGCGATCCTCCCGCTGCTGGTCAGCGAGGGCAAAGCCCCCGCCGCCGCCCTGCTGGCCCGCGGGGAGAGCGGCACCCGCTACGCCGAGGCCGGCCAGGGCATCACCCGCGCCGACCACTTCCGCGCCGGCAGCATCACGAAGACCTTCCTCGCGACGGTCGTCCTGCAACTGGCCGAAGAACACCGGCTGTCCCTGTCCGACACCGTGGAGCGGCATCTGCCCGGCCTGGTCCGCGGAGCCGGCAACGACGGCCGCACGATCACCCTGCGCGCCCTGCTCACCCACACCAGCGGCCTGAACGACTTCACCACGGACACCGAGGGCCTGGTCCCCCTCACTCCTCTTCAAGCCGTACGGATCGCACTCACCCACCCTCCTGCCGACCCGGGCCGCTACTCCTACTCGAACACCAACTACGTCCTGCTCGGCATGGTCATCGCCCAGGTCACCGGCCACCCCTACGCGACCGAGGCCGAGCGCCGCATCATCGCTCCGCTGGGTCTGGCGGACACCTCCTTCCCTGGATCCCGCACCTCGCTCCCCACCCCACACGGCCGCGCCTACGACACCGACGGATCGGACGTCACCGATCTGGATCCGCGGGTCGCCGGAGCCGCCGGTGAGTTGGTGACCACCCTCGCCGACCTGGACCGCTTCTACGCGGCGCTGCTCGGCGGTGAACTGCTGCCCCCGCACCGGCTGCGCGAGATGCGCGACACCCGCGCCGCACACGGCCTGTACGGCATGGGGCTGTTCCCGGCGAAGCTGCCGTGCGGCACGACGGTGTGGGGGCACAACGGCCGGATCTCCGGCAGTTATGTGCGCACCGCGGCCACCGTCGACGGCCGTCGCGTGCTCACCTTCCGCGTGAACACGACCGCGATCGCAGACCCCCGCCTCGAACCGGCCCTGCTCGCCGCCGAGTTCTGCCCCCGCACCTCGTAG
- a CDS encoding serine/threonine-protein kinase: protein MSEAERAGASRQGKSERLLAGRYRLGAVLGRGGMGTVWRAEDETLGRIVAVKELRFPSNIDEEEKRRLITRTLREAKAIARIRNNSAVTVFDVVEEDDRPWIVMELVEGKSLAEVIREDGLLEPKRAAEVGLAVLDVLRSAHRQGILHRDVKPSNVLISEDGRVVLTDFGIAQVEGDPSITSTGMLVGAPSYISPERARGHKPGPAADLWSLGGLLYASVEGVPPYDKGSAIATLTAVMTEPLEEPKNAGPLKDVIYGLLTKDPEKRLDDTGARVMLNAVIHAPEPKAEPEPAPDATKVVPLPPQPDRGEGGERLRGAFRSVRKAAVAAGAAGTAAAARAKSGNGTGTAGSSGTSGSSGTPASSGTSGSSGGAAASGPGAAGAGAQAKPTSSSGTAVSGSGSVGVSGASASAGAAGAGAGAGSGAGGNATGGGRSSGWPVMTPPDLPPRPVPRAPLTDVVPKRTLVIIAVVLVLAVVAVVLAVVLNGDGDSSKSSAGGGGAKTSASASPSPSTKEDESGGAQTDGKATESAGSGAAAEKTPSSSATATGGSEAGGSADGDSTAKTTYKGGQGYSIGLPKGWKFQTSASAGDRFTGPDGQKLLVAWTSTPKGDPVADWKSQERYMARSQYDRVRIAKVNYRGWLAADWEFTYVEGGTKYRTIDRGFVVNDHLGYALMYTAKAANWGSELRKDTWQTLAQTFEPKS from the coding sequence ATGTCGGAGGCGGAGCGGGCGGGGGCATCCCGTCAGGGCAAGAGCGAACGTCTCCTCGCCGGGCGGTACCGGTTGGGAGCAGTGCTCGGCCGCGGCGGCATGGGCACGGTGTGGCGTGCCGAGGACGAGACCCTGGGTCGGATCGTCGCGGTGAAGGAGCTGAGGTTCCCCTCCAATATCGACGAGGAGGAGAAGCGGCGGCTGATCACGCGGACGTTGCGTGAGGCCAAGGCGATCGCGCGGATCCGGAACAACAGCGCGGTGACCGTCTTCGACGTGGTCGAGGAGGACGACCGGCCGTGGATCGTGATGGAACTCGTCGAGGGCAAGTCGCTCGCCGAGGTCATCCGGGAGGACGGCCTGCTGGAGCCGAAGCGCGCGGCGGAGGTCGGGCTCGCGGTGCTCGACGTCCTGCGTTCGGCGCACCGTCAGGGCATCCTGCACCGGGACGTGAAGCCGTCCAACGTGCTGATCTCCGAGGACGGCCGGGTCGTGCTCACCGACTTCGGCATCGCCCAGGTGGAGGGCGACCCGTCGATCACCTCGACCGGCATGCTGGTCGGCGCCCCCTCCTACATCTCCCCGGAGCGCGCCCGTGGGCACAAGCCGGGTCCGGCCGCTGACCTGTGGTCGCTGGGCGGGCTGTTGTACGCGTCGGTCGAGGGGGTGCCGCCGTACGACAAGGGCTCGGCGATCGCCACTCTGACCGCGGTGATGACCGAGCCGCTGGAGGAGCCGAAGAACGCGGGTCCGCTGAAGGACGTCATCTACGGGCTGCTCACCAAGGATCCCGAGAAGCGGCTCGACGACACCGGTGCGCGCGTGATGCTCAACGCGGTGATCCACGCGCCCGAGCCCAAGGCGGAGCCGGAGCCGGCACCGGACGCGACGAAGGTCGTGCCGTTGCCTCCGCAGCCCGACCGGGGTGAGGGCGGGGAGCGGTTGCGCGGGGCGTTCCGTTCCGTGCGCAAGGCGGCCGTGGCCGCGGGAGCGGCCGGTACGGCGGCTGCGGCTCGGGCCAAGTCCGGGAATGGGACGGGCACTGCGGGATCGTCCGGTACCTCGGGCTCGTCGGGTACGCCCGCTTCGTCGGGCACCTCCGGTTCGTCGGGTGGTGCCGCGGCTTCGGGGCCGGGTGCTGCTGGGGCGGGTGCGCAGGCGAAGCCGACTTCTTCGTCCGGGACGGCTGTCTCGGGGTCCGGCAGCGTGGGTGTCAGCGGTGCCAGTGCCAGTGCCGGTGCCGCTGGTGCTGGTGCTGGTGCCGGCTCGGGAGCCGGGGGCAACGCGACCGGTGGTGGGCGGAGTTCGGGGTGGCCCGTGATGACGCCGCCGGATCTGCCGCCGCGGCCCGTGCCGAGGGCGCCGCTCACCGATGTGGTGCCGAAGCGGACGCTGGTGATCATCGCGGTGGTCCTGGTGCTCGCGGTGGTCGCGGTCGTGCTGGCCGTCGTGCTCAACGGTGACGGCGACTCCTCCAAGAGTTCGGCGGGCGGTGGCGGTGCCAAGACCTCCGCCAGTGCGAGCCCGAGTCCCTCCACCAAGGAGGACGAGAGCGGCGGCGCCCAGACGGACGGCAAGGCGACCGAGTCCGCGGGGTCCGGCGCGGCGGCGGAGAAGACGCCGAGCAGCAGCGCGACCGCGACCGGCGGTAGCGAGGCCGGGGGTTCCGCCGACGGCGACAGCACGGCGAAGACGACGTACAAGGGCGGTCAGGGGTACTCGATCGGGCTGCCCAAGGGGTGGAAGTTCCAGACGTCGGCCTCGGCGGGGGATCGTTTCACCGGGCCTGACGGGCAGAAGCTGTTGGTGGCCTGGACGTCCACGCCGAAGGGTGACCCGGTGGCGGACTGGAAGAGCCAGGAGCGGTACATGGCGCGTTCCCAGTACGACCGGGTCCGCATAGCGAAGGTGAACTACCGGGGCTGGCTCGCGGCCGACTGGGAGTTCACCTATGTCGAGGGCGGAACGAAGTACCGGACGATCGACCGGGGGTTCGTCGTCAACGACCATCTCGGATATGCGCTGATGTACACGGCGAAAGCGGCCAATTGGGGCAGTGAGCTGCGCAAGGACACCTGGCAGACCCTCGCGCAGACATTCGAACCGAAATCGTGA
- the guaB gene encoding IMP dehydrogenase has translation MTANVDGVPDKFATLGLTYDDVLLLPGASDMAPDQIDTASYVSRNVRVNIPLLSAAMDKVTESRMAIAMARQGGVGVLHRNLSIEDQANQVDLVKRSESGMVADPITVHPDATLAEADALCAKFRISGVPVTDPGKKLLGIVTNRDMAFESDRSRRVREVMTPMPLVTGKVGISGVEAMELLRKHKIEKLPLVDDAGVLKGLITVKDFVKAEKYPNAAKDAEGRLLVGAAVGVAGDAFERAQALIEVGVDFIVVDTAHGHSRLVGDMVAKIKSNSAGVDVIGGNIATREGAQSLIDAGVDGIKVGVGPGSICTTRVVAGIGVPQVTAIYEAALAAKEAGIPVIGDGGLQYSGDIAKALVAGADTVMLGSLLAGCEESPGELMFINGKQFKSYRGMGSLGAMQTRGERKSFSKDRYFQEGVASDEQLVPEGIEGQVPYRGPLHSVVHQLVGGLRQSMFYVGGRTVPDLQANGRFVRITSAGLKESHPHDIQMTVEAPNYSRK, from the coding sequence ATGACTGCAAACGTCGACGGAGTGCCTGACAAATTCGCGACACTCGGGCTGACCTACGACGACGTGCTGCTGCTGCCGGGCGCGTCGGACATGGCGCCCGACCAGATCGACACCGCCTCGTACGTCTCCAGGAACGTGCGGGTGAACATCCCGCTGCTCTCCGCCGCCATGGACAAGGTCACCGAGTCGCGCATGGCGATCGCGATGGCCCGTCAGGGCGGCGTCGGTGTTCTGCACCGCAATCTCTCCATCGAGGACCAGGCCAACCAGGTCGACCTGGTGAAGCGCTCCGAGTCCGGCATGGTGGCCGACCCGATCACCGTGCACCCGGACGCCACGCTCGCCGAGGCCGACGCGCTGTGCGCCAAGTTCCGCATCAGCGGCGTCCCGGTCACCGACCCCGGCAAGAAGCTCCTCGGCATCGTCACCAACCGCGACATGGCCTTCGAGAGCGACCGCTCCCGCCGGGTCCGCGAGGTCATGACGCCGATGCCGCTGGTCACCGGCAAGGTCGGCATCTCCGGCGTCGAGGCCATGGAGCTGCTGCGCAAGCACAAGATCGAGAAGCTTCCGCTGGTCGACGACGCGGGCGTCCTCAAGGGCCTCATCACCGTCAAGGACTTCGTCAAGGCGGAGAAGTACCCGAACGCCGCCAAGGACGCCGAGGGCCGGCTGCTCGTCGGTGCCGCGGTCGGTGTCGCCGGTGACGCCTTCGAGCGCGCCCAGGCCCTGATCGAGGTCGGTGTCGACTTCATCGTCGTGGACACCGCGCACGGCCACTCCCGGCTCGTCGGCGACATGGTCGCCAAGATCAAGTCGAACTCCGCGGGCGTCGACGTCATCGGCGGCAACATCGCCACCCGTGAGGGCGCCCAGTCGCTCATCGACGCCGGCGTGGACGGCATCAAGGTCGGCGTCGGTCCCGGCTCCATCTGTACGACCCGTGTCGTCGCCGGCATCGGTGTCCCGCAGGTCACCGCGATCTACGAGGCCGCGCTGGCCGCCAAGGAGGCCGGTATCCCGGTCATCGGCGACGGCGGCCTCCAGTACTCCGGCGACATCGCCAAGGCCCTGGTCGCGGGCGCCGACACCGTGATGCTGGGTTCGCTGCTCGCGGGCTGCGAGGAGTCCCCGGGCGAGCTGATGTTCATCAACGGCAAGCAGTTCAAGTCGTACCGCGGCATGGGCTCGCTCGGCGCCATGCAGACGCGCGGCGAGCGCAAGTCGTTCTCCAAGGACCGCTACTTCCAGGAGGGCGTCGCCTCCGACGAGCAGCTGGTCCCCGAGGGCATCGAGGGCCAGGTGCCCTACCGCGGCCCGCTGCACTCGGTCGTCCACCAGCTGGTCGGCGGACTGCGCCAGTCGATGTTCTACGTCGGCGGCCGCACGGTGCCGGATCTGCAGGCCAACGGCCGCTTCGTACGGATCACCTCGGCGGGTCTGAAGGAGTCGCACCCGCACGACATCCAGATGACGGTCGAGGCGCCGAACTACAGCCGTAAGTGA